One Magnolia sinica isolate HGM2019 chromosome 2, MsV1, whole genome shotgun sequence genomic window, agtatgcattattcgttaattaaactgtgctaacaaaataaaacatataattaaaaattttctaatgccgTCACTTCATCCTTGGATATGTATGGCCATGTTTCAGAcaggtcgtgttcaggtacagtagatccttccggttcttgcgtcacatcatctgctaatggctcctctgtacggtttttccatcaataaaaatgtaagctggccaggcttagtgatataacccagcatggttcataatcatagcaattaaaataatacataaatacatgtacaatgatatgaatgtaaaatgatatatgaatgcatcagatgggatgatcgtccatctgcttgggttggaggtcgtcaacccgcatccacccgttgggtaggcttccacctttcggtaggcttgggcatagcccgcatctggtaacgctctaccaggatcgacatttcttctagggagggcccctaggatcgaccatgcattatgcaatgcaatgaatgagggatgatatgtaaatgctatttttcatatttgacatagttgtctcgattaaaatatatattcacatataaatttatcgtacaattatcatatcaaaatattcaaaccagtaaatcaatcaaataatcacaatgatttattttaattttaatgaattatgagacaagttgggatactcacctgagtttggtaatATTGAttctgcaatgtaattaggttgatttgaattccggggtcctatcaattatatcaacaaattattatttatttatttgtattacatggtggggtccacctttgattaacattctaagtgactaaatctaaaataatcaaataattaaaatttctattctatttttttttctcctttttaatattataaaattgaatgataattacttgatcggggtggtccatcgaatggtcagatcattcagattcttgaggtagtatcatgttttgcctctacacattagatggatggtgtggatctaaccacacatacaccgatgacccatctcgaccttctacaccaagtgataccaacacttgcgtaaaaatctaagattcctttattaaacacttttacaTCTGACTAATGTGACCTATCtaattgttagattgatctaaaaattatggcccttgtatattttggccttaaggatcatatgatccgtacagatctatcttagcacaatcagattccatccatttaatttattcctaaaatattactaattagaccaaaattataaaatcatcactttattaaaattgactctacacacctatacaatgatggtgtggatgatccacgccatccattgtatagatcaagaagaaattaacaacataataaaaagttaaaaagatctaacgattaaaaCTTACCTGACCGAGTCCTCTTAGAATTTCCTCCTActtttactttagggcttcctatctccttttttttaatgcagaaaccttccgtatccctttttaaagaaaattctcgtaagataggatgagcacatcctcccttatcttgaatttgaatttttgtataatatttaataaaaaatttattattactacttcaagaatcgatccctaaacctctctcttaATTAAGAATTtcactaccaactcaactattgacttgtttttatttttatttaaaaataaaatctttaaatatttaatttagttttttttttatgatgtacCAAAATTTAAGGTTGTTACAGGGCCCCTACGGTCAAGGTCCATCGTTGTTAGTGGGTCGCAACCAAGTCAGGCTCAGGACCGCTGCCACATTAATTGATAGTCTAGCCATGCACaaaatcttatttttagtctataATTGGAGGGCTCATTTGATAGCAGCAAAAGCTTAATCTCATACAACTCATCTACATTGAGCCTATCTTTATTTTGTCACTCTATTCCTGTTGTTTTCAACtagttatttttaatttaaacgcCATTAGAATAAGAAAAAGTTATTTGACACACATATGGTATATATGCATATTGAAAACTTAACACATGATATATACGTAAGATGGTTGAAAATATAAGGTGGTGTACATATCATATATGCAGGTTTCTTAAAGATGTATGCACCATTACTATTTGGCAGAAAAATAACGAAATTCCGAGAGAGTAAGttgggccacaagcataggatcaaAATGAGCAGCTAACCGCTGATTTATATTAGCAATGTTTGAACTGTTCAGATTATATTGATGTAATTTTTGTGATGTAGCCAATAAgataattattttgggatatcatcagtgtgTCATGTGTACAATGGATCGATAGCCCAACGACACCTTTGTTACGCATGCGACTCTCCTATCTTTAAAAATGAGACAAAAAGGCATTTAAGTGGGAAATGAAATTGGAGGTACATGAATGAAGAGTAAATGACTTACTTAAAATGTGTTTAGATTTGAATAAATGAAATGCGTTTAAAATCCAAATATTTTGTTTGAATAGAAGTAAATGGGAGGATTTGGAATACATTGAAAACGTTCATATATTCATAGTAATATATATGATAtcttaaatcaactttaatatatcaaattagtgtacatatgtaatatttattatattgattttaataagcCCATAGAAATGTATAATTTAGCTATAAGAAAATGTTGAGCCCTGGGTGGGCCAAACATATAAGGATAACAAGCAAGTAACTTGCCAATGTTTTCTACCTGttcatttagggcttgtttggacgcGCGGATTAGGTGGGAGTGAGTTGTATTAGGATGGATTGCACggcttcccatatcataaatggGTTTGTCagtggattacatgcaatcccactggattgctatatccatcgCCCATCTACTGCCGTGTTTGGACGGGCAGACGGGAGGGGATTTCAAAAGCGTCAGCGTTCACATTGGGTCCTGCTGGGACGTgtaatgggccaccatcatgcacggttcgatgatcggaaccgtccaatgCGTCCAGGAGGTGGGGCCGACCATACCCATGGAGACCTTATCCTCCCACGCACAGGCAGACACGATTTCCACCGTCAAATGCAAGACGGACGGTGGAGTAAAAGATTCTGTGGGCTACACTGAATTCAATCCGAAACCAAACATTTCCGACTAGTTTTTTGACATGcattcaatggacggagtggatttccctgaagacatcaatcatgggccccaccatcagcacaGCGCAAGAAATTGCGCAAGTCGCTACGTCCGTGAAAACCGACTTCGGTGGGCCATTATGCGATCTTGGtggtgatcggatcagcaatccaaaccgtccataatcTCCAAAAGGGGGTCACAACCCTTCCCATGAAgtcagaatggacggtgtggatactccCTTCGCTACACAACATGCATAAACAGAGTCGGTTCGTCCGGCTCCAAACCGACCTCCTCTAGTCGATGGGATTTGCAATCAAACCGAATCCTCTCCCGAAGCCAAAATCTCACTCCCATCCATCGTCAATACCGCGCCGCCCAAACAGAACTGCAGGAGGACTGGGTGGGATTTCAAAATCCTATCCCACGTACTCCACTCTACTCCCACCTAATCCGCCCGTCTAATCACGCCCTTAGgaggtgtttggcgcatggtattagatgggattaggtgggatagaattgcatttggttccgTGCCAATTCCACATGACGTTTAGGGAGAAtgggaaagcttggaattagattagatggaactGCATCTTATCCAAGGCACTCTAGCCTTTTGCTTTCCAggtgttttgaaaattttgatgtcTTATTGGTGATAGCAAGTTGTgcaggtctcaccatgatgtgtgggctatatccacactatccacccattttttgatatcattttagggcatgggccaaaaaatcaggtaaatccaaagctcaagtgggccccactatagaaagcagtggggattgaacgcctaccattgaaaacttctttagggccacataagttttaggtcaagctgatatttgtgtttttccttcatccaaatcttttttaccttatgaatagattggatggcaagtaaacgtcacagtggaccctagaaagatttcaactgTATGCACCATTATTCCCACTAATTTCTATGTTGTAGTCCACATAAGctctagatctgtctcatttttaggctcatgtcataaaatgagattgcaaaatagatgaacggtgtagatataacacatatatgttattctcaataattcctAATAATTGTGGGTATATTTATTTAATGGACAACAAACCAAAGAGTGAATGTCATCGTGACACAAATATAACATGGAGTTAGGCTTGTCCCATAATATCTCATAGTAATAGAGAACAATCCTtgtcatatgtaataattatattttttgaatctcaTCCAAACTAATCCTTTcgaataccatgcaccaaacatcACTGTAGATAACCAACCTTTAGATGGTTTCGatcattttgcttgtagattttaGTGATGCAGTCGGTATTTGAATGATTTTCGAACATGACCAGCATGTCATGTATATGGTGGACATATGCGTGCGCCACCTTTGTTTAGTCGCACGATTTTCTAAGGGAGCTCAAAAAAGCATTTTACCCCATTTAATTCCAAACCTGCTCTTATTAATGAGGATTTTCATTTACAAGCTCatttatttccattttatttcatttgaatGCATTTACCTTCATAGAAACACACTTAAAACTCCATTTAACATCATTTACTTCCAATTTCTTCCATTTATCCCTATCCTAACAACCCCTATAAATTAAAAAATGACTTTTGTATTCCGGATGCAATCAAACATACTCATACCCATGCTATGGAACCTAACATACTTAACCTCTATAGGCTTCCCATGTTTTATGTTTTTATATGTAAATATACTCTGAATACACAGTGAGAGTGTGTTAAaaacaagataataataataataaattcattGAGAAACCTTATTTAACAATCCATGCAAACGATCATCCCGACAATAAAACCTCAAGTTCACATGGAGTAGTCCGCATGATATTCAGACGCAGCTTATTTTTGTATACGTGGCTTCATCCTGCTAATTCACCTTATTAACGGTTGGGTGAAACACACCATGGGGCTCCTCGCATATCGGAGGTATgcatcttatccacattatctcctgtgttgtggcccacttgagttgtgaaTCTAGCTCATATCCAAGGGCTATATTCAAGAAaaaaaacctgatggacggagtggatattatATGATGGGCCCAAAACCTTGGGTGTTTACGGACCCTATTTCCCGTCTCCGGTTACAACGAGGTCATTTTCGTAAATCTTGGCGACTATTACGACACTTCAGATAAATTATCCAGACCTAACAAACCCGCACCAAACGGTCAGTGACCTACTGTAACTTCCCAACACAGCATACCAGATCGGACACATCGACCAGTACCAAATGTACGTACCGGCTCAGCCGGTACAATCAACGGAGTGCAGATGTCCACGTGTCCGTCTCCTCCTCACAAAATAGATCGGCGTCATCTCAATTGCGGAAGCGGATTCCCCGGCAACCGTGGCAGgcgttgtgggccccacggtgatatatttgttttatatccactctgtccatcgctttttccagataattttacatGAAGcatccaaaaatgaaacatatccaaagcttgagtggaccacaccacaggaaacagcagggATAATCACAcgcaccgttgaagccttcctaaggccgACCGttacgtttatttgccatcagacttgtttataatgtcattcaagaatgaagggaaaaaacaaatatcaacttagattcaaaacttttgtgatgtAGATGTTTTTAGctgtaagtgttcaatcaccactgtttcttgtggcatggcctacttcagctttggatctctttcattttttatttttatcttatgtCCTATCATGATAttggaaaattgaaaaatgaatgaacggcgtcgATAAAAGACATAagtcacggtaggccccacaaagacTGCCACACGGTGGGAGGGTAAGAAGCGGACGGGAAATGGCTCAGTTACGGGACGTGAACTGCCCGTTCCCCGCCAACAGGAAGGcggaaactatgtggggcccaccacggtgTCCGTGGTAAATctgatctgtccatccattttacaatctCTAATAAACAAAAGTCCAAAATTGATTCAGATGcaacacgaaacagtgggatttAACGCCAAGCTAACAACGTCCTCAATTGCTCGATCAGGCTAACGGTGCCGTCACGGCACCCGTTCCTCGTAACGGAGTCAATAGATTATCCGCCCGCATAAAAAGCGCACCCACCTAAAAAGCGTAAATGATCACAGCCGTCCATTCAAATCATCATCTGGATCTCCTTTTTCCGTTCTCTCAGCTAAAAGCACCcctcctttccttctcttttttgttTTCCGCAGCAGCTCGAGCgaggagagaagagagggaaaggggaaaaaaaacgaTTACAGAGCTGGAGATTTCCAGAGAGACGAGGCGCAAAATGGGAAAATACATGAAGAAATGCAAGGGAATTGGAGAGGTTGCGGTCATGGAGGTCTCTTCCGTCGGCGTACGGACGCGCGCTCGAGCCCTCGCCCTCGCTACTGCCACGAAGCGGCGAAGACCCGTTTCCGGTGAATTCCGTACACGAAGACTGCTGGAACGCGCGTCCCAATTGCGGAGGTCGTCGAATTCCGGCAGGATTCCTGCCGATCGGTGCCCTAGCCCTGACCGTGTCGCTGTATCTCGGTGCTCCAGCAACGGATCGAGCGAGCTCGTGAACGAGTGGTTTAGATCTTCAGATCCAGAGGTGAAATTCAAATTCGAATCCAATTCAAGTTCATTTATTGTGGAATTCctgtttattttgctttaattGCTTTTTAAAAATTCTCAGGGTTTTGGAAACGCGACGGATTTCGACAGCAGAGagaggtttttttctttttctgaaattttattttattaagtgAAATTAAAAGCTCTACGCATTTCTAAGTtacgttatttatttatttctttcgcTTGTTCCTTCTCTTTTGTGGTTCTGATTTCAGAGAGACTACTCCTAGTAATCTTCGATCCGAATCTGACGATCTGGAATCAACGGCGAGGCTATCTGAGACGAATTCCCGCCGAAAATCGTCGGCTGAGAAGATTCCGTCAGAAGCGGAGATCGAGGCGTTCTTCTCGGCCGCGGAGAAAACCGAGCTGAAGCGATTTGCAGAAAGGTGAGTTCGTAGGATTAGCTGGTTAGCACTGCATGCTTATGTTAGCGATAACTCTCTTAACCTGCGCTTTCTTCGCAATTTAGGTATAATTATGATGTGTTGAAGGATGTTCCGTTGGAGGGACGATACGAGTGGGTCAAATTGAAATGATGACAGTATTCAAGAAGGGCATTTTcggtatttttccttttttcttttttcccttctttctgtACAGCTAGCTGCTGCAGTTGTGTAAGAAGCTTTGTTTTCTGTACGATATACGGAGAAGCTTCTGGTGTAAATCCCTTTGGGGAAGAACGGTTGAATAAACCTTCAGTTAGCTTTATTCGTTCATTTCGgtgtattctctctctctctctctctctctagggttttctttgaggaatttatttatttatttattttttatttttggaatttatGCTTCGGTTCTTCAAGATGCATACTCGCACAACCCTACTCCACCCCACGCACGTGACAGACGCTGCGTGATCCGATCCGCTCATCGAGTGGCCTTCAACATGGAGATTCtctggcccaaaaatgaagatggTGGGACTGGCCTAACTGCTAGATTTAAGCATTGATTGTGTACTGTCAGTCAAGTCGTTTTAACTGTCCATACCATGCACGCTCGATCCGCTGATGAGCGGGCCAATGGCTTTCATGGCGTGCCTACCTATTTAGTGAGCCGGGTCTTGTAACTCTTGCACGAGTCTGCATGTTTGCACGTATAAATGCTCAGCAGTAAATTTACTATGTTGGATCATTCAATTTCCTTGGCCCAACAAACtgtattgtagggcccaccttttgctGATCCAAATAGTTCATAAGGAGAATCCCATTACATATGGGATATAGCTCAAAAGCCCTCCCAATGAGATTTTCCTGCTGTCTGATCCGGCTGCTTTTAGTTGTGGACCGTTGGCTGTAATTGTGCATTTATAAAAGCCCCCTATTTGGGTGGCCACGACATCTAACCCCACTTTGGGGCCACTGGACGGACGATTTAAACTcctgaaggtgggccccaactgtACTTTGACTGAACAAGAATAGCCATTCCTTTACGAGATTTGCCGGCGCCAATATATAAATTCCTTGCCTGGCAAGGCAATCAATCCAAAGCAACGCATTTCTCAACGGCCGGTCTGTAAAGCTTATTCAACCCCTCCCttatcatccaatcatccaatggTGGTGGGGGACCGATTTCTCGAGATAAGGACACCTTTGGCTGGGGCCCACACCACCCCATGACTGCGTGAGCACGCTACGTAGACATCGTATAATACGCCGAGGGAGTCACCATGTATTAAAGCTGTAGCGATgacccaaggtggggcccacacccgACTAACCCTGCGTCCGATCCAACACTAGTGAGATGTAGCGTGCTCCTAACGTAGGTTCAACATGTGGTTGTTACGGGATACACGATATCCCTCTTTGTTAGTCAGCGTTTGGAAGAACTATAGTTTAGTAACTTGAGGTCTGCTAATTCCACAGATGTTTAGAGACGTGCACAGCCACACTCTGGCACGTGTGCAAATTTGGAATACGTGTTAGATCCgagctttccatgaggttgaaaataatgattagatccatttcactcttcaggtgggccaaacgCATACAAAGTAAATTGACGGTTAAAATTCTTTTCTACCTGTTCTTTTGTTTTTATATGATGTAACCCATCTGAGGCAGTGAAATTGCCTGATCTTAAAACGAATAGATCTCAGCAGTGTatctcacctgatggaaagctcagatctcacgcaTGTCTCACGTTAACACACATGCGACCCGGCGTGTGGATATGGACGTCCCTCACACCCGtctggaattagcaaaccttacTACTCTCTTACCGAAAAAACCTTTCCTCGAGTGCGGAGGAAACGATGCAGGCATGCTAAGGTGGCGTGTGTgcgtgggacgcggattgggtattaCCTCACCAGACCTAGCCAGAGTGAGACTGTCCTGGCAGGGTCTCTGTAgagcccaccgtgacgtatgtgttttatccatgccgtccatccattttaactgatcattttaggcactatcccaaaaattatgtagataaaatgctcaagtggaccataccataagaagcagtggagattgaatgcctgccattgaaaatttatagggggccacatgagttttggatcaagttgatattcatgctttcccttcatctaggtctaccttaccttatgaacaggttgggtggaaaataaacatcaggtgggccctgagaaggtttcaatggtcagcGTCATTGTCAcccctgcttcctgtggtgtggtccaactgagccTTCCATCTGCCTCTTTTTTAGGCTCATCCCCTAAAGTgatccatcaaaatggatggacggcgttgataaaaacacatacatcacgttggaccccacagagccctttcCTGTACCGTCCgtttctagctaggtcctggtggggtagtacccaatacgCCTCCGTGTGCGTGGGAGCCATGGAAGCGTGTGAAAGACTATCTTCTTCTCCCACGTGGGAAGTCCCACATGGGAGTCATGGACCTTCCGGACTCCTCTTCTACCAATATACTAAAGAagaatgcaaaaaataaaataaaataatttatagaaGAGAAGGCATGTGGCGTGGTGAAGGTGGTGGTCCTCTTTTATCCGCTTTCTGCCTTTATCTCTCTTACCTTGAGGGAGTATAAGGAACATTGGATCTAGTGTCCATGTGATGAAATCAACGCCTGGGAATGTTGCTTATAAAATAAGGTTAGACAACTGATTTGACATTTCTTCCCTTTTCTGATTTCTTTAATCTTATCAGGAGATGAGTTGTTTTGGTTGATATGAAATCTCTTTCTCCCAAATTGATTATGATGGTTCCCATGTGTTAATGGTCAGTCCTTCCATCTTACTTTAATCTAATGAAATTTAAttattctaatttaatatttagTAGAAagtgaaatgaaaatgaaaatagaaacgCCAAACAGGCCGTTAATTAAGATCATGATCATCCCATCAATATGATCTTTAAATGATGTCCCACAAAGCAGACGGTCCAAAACTGCAATGCACATATAGCATGCATACAATGAGAAGCAGTCTAGACTCTCGTCTTCTTGGGTCATTTGATCAGACCATGTATCTATTAATATGAGATGGATTGCAGAGATGTTTGTGCAATGCTTCTATccgaaggaaagaaagaaaacaagggTGAAGATTGTACGGTTGTAGATAACTAACGATGCATAAAAGACACAAACCTAGGAACGGGACACATGTCCTTCGCCCTACATTTAAAAGGCTGGGACAGGTGAGAGGTTTAGAGGCTTACGGCACCacatgccatccatttatatcTATTTGGCTATGTATTTAATATACTTGTCTTGCGGTGGAGCTATTTGAACCTTCTTGAATCGGTGAGTCAGCTGGTTCAGGTCACTTTTTTAAAAAGACAACACAATAGGGGCTTTTTCTTAAATAGTTAAGGCCGCTCATTTTAGGTGAAGGCATTGTAGCCGTTTGGTTAGGGGTTTGTAAATACTTAATGTTGAAAAAGGCCATCTGGTAGTGGTATTATTTTGAACTATCAACCATAGAAGTTGGCCCCACTAGATGAATAGCCTGGATTTTATGAACGCTAATTGAGTCCCAGTGAGCCAGGTGGCCCAGGCCCAGACTGCTTTGAATCTGGTTCTTACTGTGGTGAGTGAGACTAAATGGGCCATGCTTGGGAAGGGCCGCACTGGGCCGTGTTTGTATCTGGTATAGCGACTGGGCTCAGACCCAGTTCGTTAATAGATGGCTagtttggacgcggattgcgttccACCCCCGCAGTCTCCAGcagggaacgggcaggagctttgagtggacaACGTGACGTGTgaatattatccacaccgtccattcatttttttcgtatcattaaTTAAACTCTTatgaccgttgaaaacttcttggggctgatatatattttttttatctccatccaggtctacctaactttatgaataggttggatgaaaaataaacatcacggtgggcgctagaaaagtttcaacggtaagaatcattataaccgctgcttcctgtggtgtggtccacttgagccgtggatctgcctcatttttagattaattcctaaaatgatacgaaaaaatgaatggacggtgtggataagaccagtacatcaaggtggccactcaaagctcctgcccattcccagctggaacttgcggggtaggacgcaatccgcgtccgcgtcCGGCTCGGATAGGCTTGGCCAGATCATTAGCTCTTGAGATAGGCCTCGAAGACTCACCCTTACCAATCTCATCCCTATCAGTCCTACGTCGGTTATCAAAAATTGCTTATCCATACAAGCAGTGCACGTGTAtgagatcctagccattcatctgtTGGGTCAAGTGGTCGTACCCACTGATTAGACGACTCCTGACGATTACAAATGGACACCCAATGAAAAACTGCAACCACCCATCACCATGGCAAACTCATCCAACCTATGGCTTAGATCATCTCTCTGGTGTAATTTTTGctgtatggcccatccatggtaggCCCCAGTAGATGAATAATGTCCTGCATATGTGCAACGTTTACTAAGAATAATGCTTCGCAAGCAAGACATCAGTAAGAATCCTATGTTTGTATTGCACAGTTTAAGAAATGATAATGACTCATCAACCCACATGTCATAGCAGTCCAGATCATCTAAACCACTCATCCAACTGCGAATGGAGCGTGGCCAAATAATTTGATAACCaataattagatggttaggattggccGATTAGTGTGATTTAAATATGTAATTCATCCACAATGGCACCCAtaattttgatggtctggatgGCTTCATATCAGTACCAATTGTGAGAAGTATTAGTCACCACCATCTTTTATATGGTGCAAAACTTACAGAAGACTTCAGCAAGTAAGATATTAATGAGGAGCATTGGATACTCTCTCATGGTATGGTAGATAGCTGTGTAACTTAGATTAACATAACCGTAAGCAATATCTGGATAGAGATACGGCATACATTTTTATATTCTGGGTATGGTGGGTACGTAGTGCTTGGCATggcccaaaaagaaaaagaaaaaaaaaaaagaaaaaaaagaagggccACACGCATATTGTATATAGGTAAGTGAGGTTTAATTGTTTAATCGAACATTAGCTTTTCCAAGAAGTTGAATTGAATCGTCCACTCATTTTTAGtacttttttgttttatttatttttgcaagatcatttagACCATTTATTTGTTGCATCCTATTGGGGGTAGACTGTGACACAAAACTCTGACTTACCAGCCttaaatgaaagaagaaattcaatGCTCCGCATTCAATGGTGaaagtgaaaaaaacaaaaaattcggTCCTATTTGTGAACTTGGATAGGATTGGGTGGAACTAGGAGCCACAAAAGTTGGTGGATCCAAGATTGTGGGTCCACCATAacctatgtattttatatccatgcccaTCGTTATTTTACCGGCTTAAATTCTAAAACGTGAGACCAGAATTGAAGCtaatccacagctcaagtggatcacaccatagaagtaatggtaattgaacgtctacattAAACTTCATGGGGCTACTGAGGTGTTGGATAACcattatgtttgtgtttttccttcaaaaggttggatggcaaataaaaattatagtgcCCCTTAGGAAGTTTTGAGTGGTTGGGGAattcgatcaccactgttttccacagcatggtctacttgagatttggatttacattATTTTTAGGCTCTTGACTAAAAATGAgttaaaattggatggatggtgggggGGGTCCTACAATCACAGGTTCATTTACTGTGGATCCTTTGTATTCAaccattgatgaatggatgtcttcaatctatgTAAAATTATGAGGAATTTATTGATCATCAGTTTTGCTCGACCGATCGAACTTTCTCGGAATTAGACAAATTTACTTACTAAACAGTTTTGAATTATACTCGATTGGTTGAGCCTCCGTATCGTTCAATtgacaatattttaaaaaaaatcattaactTTTTGAATAGTTTTTTACTAGTTCAATCGCTTGAGTTTTGGTCTGCTTGATCGATTGAAGGGTGCTCAATCAATGTCAATCAATCAATACTAAGATTGATGGTGCACGCGAAACTGCATAAGtgtataatttatttcatattctag contains:
- the LOC131236029 gene encoding cyclin-dependent kinase inhibitor 1-like, whose translation is MGKYMKKCKGIGEVAVMEVSSVGVRTRARALALATATKRRRPVSGEFRTRRLLERASQLRRSSNSGRIPADRCPSPDRVAVSRCSSNGSSELVNEWFRSSDPEGFGNATDFDSRERETTPSNLRSESDDLESTARLSETNSRRKSSAEKIPSEAEIEAFFSAAEKTELKRFAERYNYDVLKDVPLEGRYEWVKLK